A region of Toxorhynchites rutilus septentrionalis strain SRP chromosome 1, ASM2978413v1, whole genome shotgun sequence DNA encodes the following proteins:
- the LOC129762766 gene encoding TBC domain-containing protein kinase-like protein, protein MRITTSPGEQRFEHNRSSSVFCRGNSLVMGPAAKLNYRISVSTFFAKSHPSDECCGSNGLPLTPNSIGIFGRSQVLKSDTMKHVNLCEYLDVIRGKHERTIIVQEFAGSTLTETFIGENNKQEILLRIGYQVLRALCHLNGNGLVCRNLEPANILISRDFNVKLYNYGLYYMTYEGKCVSFPIGNVRYLAPEVLLGSRENIKSDVWSLGMILAEIALGCKLWDSLKLSQVSRKVLSLTKIGNVFEKLAREHKQIELYESLDQPLRKIIEECLTVPVRSRPRAKDILQNEAFDHLRNESFAPSDATGMTLLEKHCDNLAEIYYLWQLAGGDVQQELKKEGLIKSEAPILSLPNLVLLNGKSISPPKSQSFLHDSRIIFLNFNILLERLSDIPEEDYLPLIYSTNAYLESPIFKTDLPLVIRERDTVYQFYRIMLLKTLLQGYPYTQDLLKSFASKDIPPPFRGHVWACLLGVVENGLYEQLDKCSPTHTDRQIEVDIPRCHQYNELLSSQEGHTKLKRLLKAWVTAHPQYVYWQGLDSLTAPFLYLNFNNEERAFLSLYKFIPKYLHLFFLKDNSSIIKEYLVKFFQLIFFHEPMLAKHLHGINFIPELYAIPWFLTMFSHVFPLHKIFHLWDKLILGDSSYPLFIGIAILKQLKNTLLKSGFNECILLFSDLPDIVMETCVNDSESMYQFTPSSISFRKYAMSEDGPGEFDLKYSDEDHREVQTELYPRVSVYDLIRLLRDRPSQVAMLDLRSNLEYKKMAIENSVNIPFSSVSLKESRLNGLNIPRLEDYLRKKIVVIISTSHENAMLFAKFLVDCNVPYVCVLNRGFESVYRTDNKLVLQTFDYITTLAKSVPNISNYVDS, encoded by the exons ATGCGGATAACAACGTCCCCGGGCGAGCAGCGATTCGAGCATAATCGTAGCAGCAGTGTGTTCTGTCGTGGCAATTCTCTGGTGATGGGTCCCGCCGCAAAGCTCAACTACCGCATTTCGGTGTCAACATTTTTCGCCAAATCTCACCCGAGTGACGAATGCTGCGGAAGCAACGGACTTCCGCTGACGCCCAATTCGATCGGGATCTTTGGACGATCGCAGGTGCTGAAAAGTGACACGATGAAACACGTAAATCTGTGCGAATATTTAGATGTGATCAGGGGGAAGCATGAGCGGACCATAATAGTGCAAGAATTCGCCGGAAGCACCTTGACGGAGACGTTCATTGGAGAGAATAACAAGCAGGAGATTCTGCTTAGGATTGGTTATCAGGTTCTGCGAGCGCTGTGTCACTTGAATGGGAATGGACTGGTTTGTCGAAACCTGGAACCGGCTAATATACTCATCAGTAGAGATTTTAACGTGAAGTTGTATAATTATGGTTTATATTACATGACATACGAAGGAAAGTGCGTATCGTTTCCGATTGGAAATGTTAGATATCTCGCTCCAGAAGTACTGCTGGGCTCCCGAGAGAACATCAAAAGTGACGTTTGGTCCCTTGGAATGATCTTGGCTGAAATAGCATTGGGCTGTAAGCTGTGGGATTCCCTGAAATTATCGCAAGTGTCTCGTAAAGTGCTCAGTTTGACTAAGATtggtaatgtttttgaaaaacttgccCGAGAGCACAAACAGATTGAACTCTATGAATCGTTGGATCAGCCGCTCagaaaaataatagaagaatGTCTTACCGTACCGGTGAGAAGTCGTCCACGAGCGAAAGATATTTTGCAGAATGAGGCATTCGATCATCTTCGCAATGAAAGCTTTGCTCCGTCTGATGCTACGGGAATGACCCTACTTGAGAAACATTGCGACAATTTGGCGGAGATTTACTATCTTTGGCAGTTGGCTGGTGGAGACGTTCAGCAGGAATTGAAGAAAGAAGGGTTGATCAAAAGTGAGGCTCCAATACTATCCCTACCAAA CTTAGTTCTTCTGAATGGAAAATCAATTTCGCCGCCAAAGAGTCAAAGTTTCCTGCATGACAGTCGAATCATTTTCCTTAACTTCAACATTCTCTTGGAGCGTCTCTCGGATATTCCTGAGGAAGATTATCTACCGTTGATATATTCTACGAATGCTTACTTAGAATCTCCCATCTTCAAGACTGACCTTCCGCTGGTAATCCGAGAACGTGACACGGTGTACCAGTTTTATCGCATTATGCTGCTGAAAACCCTGCTCCAGGGCTATCCATACACTCAAGATTTGCTGAAAAGCTTCGCCAGCAAGGATATTCCGCCACCATTCCGTGGCCACGTCTGGGCCTGTCTGCTTGGCGTGGTGGAAAATGGTCTCTACGAGCAGTTGGACAAGTGCTCTCCAACTCACACCGATCGGCAGATTGAGGTGGACATTCCCCGCTGTCATCAGTACAACGAACTGCTCTCGTCCCAGGAGGGACACACCAAGCTGAAGAGGCTGCTCAAGGCGTGGGTCACCGCCCACCCGCAGTACGTATACTGGCAGGGGCTGGATTCACTGACCGCTCCGTTCCTGTATCTCAACTTCAACAACGAAGAACGGGCGTTTTTGAGCTTGTACAAATTCATCCCCAAGTACTTGCATCTGTTCTTCCTCAAGGACAACTCATCGATCATCAAGGAGTACTTGGTGAAGTTTTTCCAGCTGATATTTTTCCACGAACCGATGCTGGCCAAACATCTGCACGGGATCAATTTCATACCGGAACTGTATGCTATACCGTGGTTTTTAACCATGTTCAGCC ACGTTTTCCCGCTGCACAAGATCTTCCACCTGTGGGATAAACTCATTCTCGGCGACAGCTCGTATCCACTGTTCATCGGAATTGCAATTCTCAAGCAGTTGAAGAATACACTTCTCAAGTCGGGCTTCAACGAGTGTATTCTGTTGTTCAGCGACCTTCCGGACATTGTGATGGAAACGTGCGTAAATGATTCCGAATCTATGTATCAGTTTACGCCCAGCAGCATCTCGTTTCGGAAGTATGCAATGAGTGAAGATGGACCGGGCGAGTTC GATCTCAAATATTCGGATGAGGACCATCGTGAGGTTCAAACCGAACTGTACCCCCGCGTTAGTGTGTATGATCTGATTCGATTGTTGCGGGACCGCCCCTCACAAGTCGCAATGCTTGATCTTCGGAGCAATCTCGAGTACAAGAAAATGGCAATCGAGAACAGTGTCAACATTCCATTCAGCTCCGTCTCGCTGAAGGAATCCCGTTTGAATGGTCTCAACATTCCCCGATTAGAGGACTACCTGCGGAAGAAAATTGTCGTTATTATCAGCACGTCACATGAAAACGCAATGCTTTTCGCGAAATTTCTAGTCGACTGCAACGTTCCTTATGTGTGCGTTCTGAATAGAGGTTTCGAATCGGTGTATCGAACCGACAACAAACTGGTGTTGCAAACATTCGACTACATTACTACATTGGCAAAAAGTGTACCGAATATCTCCAACTACGTAGATTCGTAG